One region of Peromyscus eremicus chromosome 4, PerEre_H2_v1, whole genome shotgun sequence genomic DNA includes:
- the LOC131908445 gene encoding olfactory receptor 4F21-like produces MDQINDTVIFEFVLLGLSSSWKTTVFLISTFSLLYLSIILGNLFIVFLVITDTHLQSPMYFLLANLSIIDVGLSSTTVPKMISDLLKERKVISFHSCMTQICFIHIMGGVEMVLLIAMAFDRYTAICKPLHYLSIMSPKICISFVISGWVTGVIHALSQFSFVIKLPFCGPNKVDSFYCDFPRIIQLACTDGDKFEFVVAANSGFMSMGTFFLLLLSYVFILVTVWKRSSGDLSKALVTLSAHITVVVLFFTPCMFLYVWPFPTSSVDKYLFIVDFAVTPALNPVIYALRNKDMKEAIKNLSKQRCYIRFF; encoded by the coding sequence ATGGATCAAATAAATGACACTGTAATTTTTGAGTTCGTGTTGCTGGGACTCTCCAGTTCCTGGAAAACTACAGTTTTTCTCATATCCACTTTTTCTTTGCTCTATTTAAGCATCATCTTGGGAAatcttttcattgtctttttgGTGATTACTGACACCCATTTACAATCCCCTATGTACTTTCTTCTGGCCAATCTGTCCATCATTGATGTTGGACTTTCCTCTACCACTGTTCCCAAGATGATCTCAGATCTTCTGAAAGAACGCAAAGTAATTTCTTTCCACAGTTGCATGACTCAGATCTGTTTTATTCACATTATGGGAGGAGTGGAGATGGTGCTGCTCATAGCCATGGCATTTGACAGGTACACAGCCATCTGTAAGCCTCTGCACTACTTGAGCATCATGAGCCCTAAAATATGCATTTCATTTGTAATCTCGGGCTGGGTCACTGGTGTGATCCACGCCCTGTCCCAGTTCTCTTTTGTGATAAAGCTGCCTTTTTGTGGTCCTAACAAAGTAGACAGCTTTTACTGTGACTTCCCTCGGATCATACAACTCGCATGCACTGATGGAGACAAGTTTGAGTTTGTTGTTGCGGCCAACAGTGGCTTCATGAGCATGGGGAccttcttcctgcttctcctctccTATGTCTTCATTTTGGTCACAGTCTGGAAAAGGTCTTCAGGGGACTTGTCAAAGGCGCTTGTCACTCTGTCTGCACACATCACTGTGGTTGTGCTTTTCTTCACTCCATGCATGTTTCTCTATGTGTGGCCCTTCCCCACATCCTCAGTTGACAAATACCTGTTTATTGTTGACTTTGCTGTCACCCCTGCCCTGAATCCTGTCATCTATGCATTAAGGAACAAAGATATGAAGGAAGCCATAAAAAATCTGAGCAAGCAGAGATGTTACATCAGATTTTTCTGA